In Clostridium ljungdahlii DSM 13528, the genomic window AACATCAATGAAAACTGTATCAGAGTCAATAAATGAAATAGCAGAAATAACTAATGAAGGTGCAGTAGTAACAAGTGAAGTTGTAGATAAGATATCAAAAATAGAAAATAACGCCAATAATGTGAAAAACGAAATGGATAATTTAGAAGAGAGTGTTGGGCATTTAAACAATCTTATATTAAAGTTTAAAATATAATTGAATTGTTTAAAGGTTCAATTATATTTTAAGTTAAAAAGCTAAACTCTGAAAGCAGGATAAATAAGATTATAGAAATAAAGTTATAATGGTTGGCGATGGTGTAAATTCACCATCTCTTGCTGCATAATCTTTGAACTATGGAAATAAGTGTAATTAGAATGAAACCTTGTTTAAAGGGCTAAAATAATGGGCATAGGATATTTCTGTATATCCCATACCCATTTGATAAATTCACTACTTACTATTTTCACAATAAAATTTTAGGGCCTCTCCAATAAATTTAGAGGAACCACTTTTGTGTTTCTCATCAAAGACTTTGATATATGCAGGCTTTGAATAAAGATCAGCCATAGTTCCCAAAAAGTTATCTCCCACATCTACGTTTAAAGCTTTATGCTGTTTTTTGTATGTATCTGCAATTTCAGAAACAATTTTTTGAATCTCGTTTGAAGAAGGATCTTTGCTTAAATCAGATGCAAGCTTTTCATATAGTTTCTCCAGTTTAGGTTGATAATCTTTTAAATAAAATTTTAGAGCTTCTCCAATGAATTTGCACGCACCACTGCCATATTTTTTATCGAAGTCTTCTATCCACTCAGGATTTAGTAAATAACTCTTTGACATATAGTACCACCGATCGTTTCCCTTATCACCTTTAAAAATTTCATAATCTTTCTTAGCTGTATTTGTTATTTCTTCAGCAATTTGCTGGATTTCCTTTGAAGAAGGAGCTTTGCTTAGGTCAGATACAAGCTTTTTATATAGTTCTTCTAATTTTGGGTGCTTCTTTTCCAAGCAGTCTTTTTTAAATTTATCATATTGTTCTGCTATATTCTGCATAACACTATTGTTGAGATTTTTCTTTGCAGCCTCAACATATCTTTCAATACTTCCATATTGCTTTATAGCGCTTTTAGCAATTTCAGCTTCATTAGCTTTCATTGTTTCAATCATTTCATCAAATTTATCTATACTACCCCAGTTTTTAATTACTCTATCTTTATTTTCTTTCTTGAATTCTTCTAATACATTATAATATTCACTCATATCAAATTCTTTAAAACTCATTGTATTCGCTCCTTTTAAGGTTTTATTTATAAGCTCTATCAAACCATTTAATCTATCTCGTTTTAAAATGATTAGTTTCTTATGATTTTTTAGAGCTTCCATCTTATCGAAGTGAGGACTTGTTATGATTTCTCTAATTTCCTTTAGTGGTAAATCAAGTTCCTTAAAAAATAAAATCTGCTGCAGAGTTTCAAGAGCTTCATCGTCATAAAGCCTATAACCTGCTTCTGTCAATTTAGTTGGTTTTAATAATCCAATTTTATCGTAGTGGTGCAGCATACGCACACTTATTCCTGTTAAATTAGAAACCTGTTTTACTGTTCTCATAACTTCACCTCAAACTTTGATTTTAGAGCTTTAATACTGCCTAATACTCTGCCGGCATGAATTTTATTAGTATTTTTAACCCTTGATTATATATTACACTATGACATAATGTTAGGGTCAATACTTTTAAAAATATTGTGAAGCAATAAATTTTTGAGATAGGATTCTAGCACATCTTCTTTTGAAGTAAAGTTATGATAAAAAGTTTTTTTCCCCAAATCTGCGTGAGCAACTAATTTTAACAGTTAAAATGGTAAATTGCTTAAAAATAGATGGATTTGAATATTGTTGAAATAGAAACAAAAGTTTAATATAATATTGTTAATGTGTCAACAGATGGGAGGACAAACCATGAACAGGAATAAAGCGGAACATATCATAAAGGGTTTTAGTGATGTATATAATAAAATGGTTTCACTTAATAAGTTTAAGATGGAAGCTAGTCTTAAAGAATATACGTCTTCTGAAGTGCATTGTATCGAATATATTGGAGAAAATGAAGATTCTAACGTGACAAAACTTGCTGAAGCCTTTTATATGACTAGGGGTGCTATAAGTAAAATAACCAAGAAGCTCATAAAAAAAGGGGCAATTGAAAGCTATCAGAGGCCAGATAATAAGAAGGAAATTTATTTTAGGCTTACTAAACAGGGGCAGGAAACTTATAAAGTCCATGAGGAATTGCACAAAGAGTTTCAAGAGCGAGATAAATCTGTATTTGAGCAGGTAACTGAGGAACAATTAGATATGATGCTTAACTTCATGGAAAAGTATAGTAGGCACTTGGATGCAGAAATAAAGAAACAAGGTCTAGACATAAAAGATCAAAATGATTTTCAATAGTGTGATTGTATCAAAAAATAATTTAAAGCAGAGCTGTATGAAAATGCTGGAATATCAGCGATTTCATATAGCTTTATTTTATTGTTGACAGGGAAACAATAAAATGATAGAATGATTATGTTGCCAAGGAAACAAAAAATATAATTTTTGGAGGGAGAATTTAAATGTCAATATTTAGATCATACAAAGAATTGAACACAGAACAGACCATAGATAAAAAGGCTTTAATATTCGGTATTATATCTATGTTTCTTTGCGGGTTAGGCTTCACTATCGCAGCACCTGTGATTCCATTCTTAGTTAAGCCTTATATAAGCAATCCTGGAGATCAAGCTATAGTTGTTACGCTGCTTACCTCTGTTTATGCAATTTGCGTATTTTTTGCAGCTCCAGTACTTGGAGCTTTCAGTGACAAATATGGTCGCCGCCCAGTGCTCTTAATATGCCTTTTGGGTTCATCAGTGGGGTACTTAGTTTTTGGTATAGGAGGAGCGTTATGGATACTATTTGCTGGACGTATAATAGATGGGGTAACAGGTGGGGACATAAGCACTATTTTAGCATACTTTGCAGATATCATTCCTCCAGATCAGAGAACCAAATACTTTGGATGGGCCAGTGCAGTTGTAGGCGTAGGTACTGTTATTGGACCAACTTTAGGTGGATTACTTGCTAAGTTTGGTTATTCTGTCCCAATGTATTTTGGAGCAATAATAACTATATTGAATGTTGTTTATGGATTCTTTTTTATGCCTGAGAGTCTTGATAAGAATAATAGGCTGAAAGAGATTACCTTTGTAAGACTTAACCCATTTACACAGCTCGTAAACATACTTTCTATAAAAAACTTAAAAAGACTGCTTGTATCAGCATTTTTACTTTGGATACCTAACGGGTCTTTACAGGCAGTTTTTTCACAATTTACAATGGATACCTTCAATTGGAAACCTGCAATAATTGGACTTATGTTTTCAATTATGGGATTTCAAGATATCATTTCACAAAGCTTAATAATGCCAAAGCTTTTGATAAAACTCAGTGATAAACAGATAGCAGTTCTTGGAATGGCTTCAGAGATTATAGGCTACGGTTTTATTGCAGCATCAGCTTTGTTCTCATTTTATCCTATTTTTATTGCTGGAATGTTTATATTTGGTTTCGGTGATTCCATATTTGGTCCTTCGTTCAATGGGATGCTTTCAAAATCTGTTGCTTCTAGTGAACAAGGAAGGATTCAAGGAGGCAGCCAATCTATTCAAGCTTTAGCAAGAATGATTGGACCTATCATTGGCGGTCAAATATATGTAGCACTTGGACATGCTGCGCCTGCTCTTATGGGTATGCTGCTTACGGCAGCAGCGATACTAGTTTTATATGAAGGTATCCATGTAAATAAGTAAATATAAAGTTTTTATTATATAATTATGATTTTAGATATTCAAGAAATTTAATGCTTTATAGATTCTATGTAAATTTTATAATTTATGCTATGCTTTAAGTAAATGAATATTTAAAAGAGGAGAGCTTTTCACATGAATAAAAGTGTAAATGATATTTTATGGATGAATCTTTTAAAAAGTAATGGTATTTTTCTTGATGAGAAAAATATTGCTTTACTGAGGAATATTTCTAGGATTAAGGCATTAAAAAAGGATATGTTCTTTTTACAGGAAGGTGAAAAATCTACTGAAATAGGTTTTATTATTAAAGGTGTCTTTCGTTCTTATTATATTGATAAATCAGGCAATGATGTAACAAAATATTTTTATTCAGAAGGGGATATATTATTTTCTTATGCAGCATATCTATCTCAAAAAGAATCTATGTACTGTATACAAGCACTAGAAGATAGTGAAATTCTTGTAGTCAAGATTTCTGATTTTGAAAAAATAGTAGAAGGAAATTATCAATTACTTTTATTCTACAAGAAAATGATTGATAAGGTACTTGTTATAAAAGAAGAGCATGCAATTAGTTTTAAATTATTAGACAGTGTAAAACGTTATAAACAATTTCTTGATACATACCCTAGTTTGGAAGAACGTGTTAAGCAGTGTCATATTGCATACTATTTAGGAATAACTCCTGTATCTCTTAGCAGAATAAGAAGAAAATTAAATATTAACAAATGATAATGCAATAAATCTCCAGATGATTTATTATGTACCTAAGTTTTATTACTGGAGGTTAATTGTTATGAAAAATGAAATAGTTGTTTTAATTACTGGATGCTCTACAGGAATTGGGAGAGAGCTTTGTAATATATTATCTCATAAAGGATGTACGGTTGTTGCAACAGCAAGAAATGTGGAAGCCTTAAAGGATTTATCTGCATTCTTAAAATTACCGCTAGATGTTACCAAAAAAGAATCTATTCACAGCACAATAAATCAAGTTATATCAAAATTTCATAAAATTGATATTCTTATAAATAACGCAGGTTATTCACTTAGAGGAGCTTTAGAAGAAATTGATGTAAATAGTTCTAAAAGTATGTTTGATGTAAATGTATTTGGTATAATTAACATGGTTCAGGAGGTTATTCCAGAAATGCGTAAAAAGCAATCTGGTAAGATTATAAATATTGGTTCCATTTCAGGAAAATTTGTTCAATCCATCAATGGGGTTTATTGTGCATCAAAATTTGCAGTTGAGGCATTAAGTGACACACTGCGTTTAGAATTACACAGCTATAATATTCAGACCACTGTCATTGAGCCAGGTCCCATGAAAACCCATTTTTTTAATACATTAGTGGATAATTCAGGGGATCTTATGGGAAATTCCCAATCTTGTTATTCACATTTTTATAAATCAGATGATAAATATAGAAAAAAGCAAAAACAAGCTGATCCTAAAGAAGCAGCACAAGCTATTAGTAATATAATTTTGAAAAAACGAATTAATGCTCGTTATAAAGTTACTGTTCCCTTCATATATAGTATGGTTACATATTTTCCTGATTTCCTAAGAGAATATTTTATGAAAAAGAGATAAATAAAGTATTATTTTACTATTTATATTCATTGTCTCATAATATGATATTTAAATCAGATGAAATAATATGAAAATAATAGAGATTTATTGTATAATAAAAAAGGAAATTTATAAAAGTACAGGGAGTAGGATATGTATAAAATTTTAATTGTTGAAGACGATATGGCAATTGCAAAGTCAATGAAAAATTATCTCAGTGGATGGAATTATGAAACTGAATTTATAACTGATTTCAAAGACATTACTGCAGAATTCATTAAGTTTGAGCCACATCTTGTACTTTTGGATATATCCCTACCATTCTTCAATGGATATCATTGGTGCAGTGAAATTCGC contains:
- a CDS encoding SDR family oxidoreductase, with the protein product MKNEIVVLITGCSTGIGRELCNILSHKGCTVVATARNVEALKDLSAFLKLPLDVTKKESIHSTINQVISKFHKIDILINNAGYSLRGALEEIDVNSSKSMFDVNVFGIINMVQEVIPEMRKKQSGKIINIGSISGKFVQSINGVYCASKFAVEALSDTLRLELHSYNIQTTVIEPGPMKTHFFNTLVDNSGDLMGNSQSCYSHFYKSDDKYRKKQKQADPKEAAQAISNIILKKRINARYKVTVPFIYSMVTYFPDFLREYFMKKR
- a CDS encoding Crp/Fnr family transcriptional regulator, translated to MNKSVNDILWMNLLKSNGIFLDEKNIALLRNISRIKALKKDMFFLQEGEKSTEIGFIIKGVFRSYYIDKSGNDVTKYFYSEGDILFSYAAYLSQKESMYCIQALEDSEILVVKISDFEKIVEGNYQLLLFYKKMIDKVLVIKEEHAISFKLLDSVKRYKQFLDTYPSLEERVKQCHIAYYLGITPVSLSRIRRKLNINK
- a CDS encoding MarR family transcriptional regulator: MNRNKAEHIIKGFSDVYNKMVSLNKFKMEASLKEYTSSEVHCIEYIGENEDSNVTKLAEAFYMTRGAISKITKKLIKKGAIESYQRPDNKKEIYFRLTKQGQETYKVHEELHKEFQERDKSVFEQVTEEQLDMMLNFMEKYSRHLDAEIKKQGLDIKDQNDFQ
- a CDS encoding TetR/AcrR family transcriptional regulator, encoding MLKLVAHADLGKKTFYHNFTSKEDVLESYLKNLLLHNIFKSIDPNIMS
- a CDS encoding MerR family transcriptional regulator, giving the protein MRTVKQVSNLTGISVRMLHHYDKIGLLKPTKLTEAGYRLYDDEALETLQQILFFKELDLPLKEIREIITSPHFDKMEALKNHKKLIILKRDRLNGLIELINKTLKGANTMSFKEFDMSEYYNVLEEFKKENKDRVIKNWGSIDKFDEMIETMKANEAEIAKSAIKQYGSIERYVEAAKKNLNNSVMQNIAEQYDKFKKDCLEKKHPKLEELYKKLVSDLSKAPSSKEIQQIAEEITNTAKKDYEIFKGDKGNDRWYYMSKSYLLNPEWIEDFDKKYGSGACKFIGEALKFYLKDYQPKLEKLYEKLASDLSKDPSSNEIQKIVSEIADTYKKQHKALNVDVGDNFLGTMADLYSKPAYIKVFDEKHKSGSSKFIGEALKFYCENSK
- a CDS encoding MFS transporter, with the translated sequence MSIFRSYKELNTEQTIDKKALIFGIISMFLCGLGFTIAAPVIPFLVKPYISNPGDQAIVVTLLTSVYAICVFFAAPVLGAFSDKYGRRPVLLICLLGSSVGYLVFGIGGALWILFAGRIIDGVTGGDISTILAYFADIIPPDQRTKYFGWASAVVGVGTVIGPTLGGLLAKFGYSVPMYFGAIITILNVVYGFFFMPESLDKNNRLKEITFVRLNPFTQLVNILSIKNLKRLLVSAFLLWIPNGSLQAVFSQFTMDTFNWKPAIIGLMFSIMGFQDIISQSLIMPKLLIKLSDKQIAVLGMASEIIGYGFIAASALFSFYPIFIAGMFIFGFGDSIFGPSFNGMLSKSVASSEQGRIQGGSQSIQALARMIGPIIGGQIYVALGHAAPALMGMLLTAAAILVLYEGIHVNK